From Proteus vulgaris:
TTATCTAACCCATAAAATATTAACTCAGTATTGGCAAACATTATGGCCTGTACAAACACATACTCGTATTAATATTCTTTCTACATTAAGCCAACAATTAATTTCTGGCATTCGAGGAACAACATTTGTTTATACTGACTTACCTATTCTTTATCAAATTGAAGAGTTATTAAAAAATATTAATCATCACCTTCAAACATTAGAAATAAAACATCTTATCCAGTTTGATTATTTACAAAATTTAATTATCACCCAAGCGAGACAACTAGAAAATGCAGATACATTAGATAATAATTTTTATTCACCTGATTTATCACCTATTATTAATAAAGAAGAAAACAATCAACCTCAAATTGCTGAATCAGCATTATCTACATCCCCTCATTTAACTGAAAAGACCATACCACCTAAAACCTATATCTCCCCATCTATTGCATTACAAACACCAGCTAAAAAAAACAACCATCAAGAATTATGGAAAGGTATTTTAATTGGCACATTAACCAGTAGTTTATTTTTTGTTATCCTATTTTATTTTTGGTTATCTGAATTAAAAAATAACAATCTGACAGATGCTTTTCCTTATATTCCAACTATTAATGCACATGCAGGCTCTCTTATTGAACAGCAAACTGCAAATGGTAAAAATATAACAAAAATACTCAATTCTGAGCAGATTGACGTGATACAACAACGTTTAGATGAACTCGCATTACTTTCTCCCACATGGGCACAGAGTTATGGACTTGAAGTAATCAGTTATTTGAATGAGCAGTATGAAGATAATCCAGAGCTTTTATCATTTACGCAGCTTTGGAAAAATAATCTAAAAATAAATGCCACCACGGATGAACAACTCAATCAATGGTCTAAAGGGATGGCTGAACTCGACGGATTAAGCCAAAGGCTAGATAGCTTTGATGGTAATCCCAAAAATTACATAACAGGCTCTGAATTAAAATCGATCATTTTTAAAGTTCGCCAACATTTCAACCAAGCTAAGCCTTTAGAGGAAGAGTTACGCTTACTTGAAAAGCAACCAACACAAAATGCAATTTCAGACTATGAATATCAACAAATAGATAACCATTTTAAACAACTATTAAATCGATATTCGTTATTACGTTCTAAATAAGGAAAAAAATATGTATTTTATAAGGAACTTAATCCTTATTACCATTGTTAGTTTATTAAGTGGTTGTATTATGGGTTCACCTTATGGAGGAGCTATCTTTGTTGGCCCTATAGATTTTATTAAAATAATTTTTGACTCTGAAGATGAAAGAATAAGCCCATCTAACAATACTCGATCAGAACCTGTTATTAATTATTATAATAATCAGCCAAGACCAATAAAAGTTGCAGATATTACACTAAATCAAGAAGATATTTTATCTTCTAAAACTAATATTGGTTCAATAAACTTTACATTTCCTGATGAGAATGAATACAAAATTTTATTAGACCTTGTATATCAAAATGATAAAAATAAGGTAATAGAATCAGAAATATATTTAATCATGAACAATAAAGAAAACAAATTACCATTAGTTGATTATGAGAAAAGAGATATTCGCTATCCTGATTATAAACTATCCTCTGCTAATCTCTATATTTTCAGTAAAAAAAATAATTTCAGTTTAAATATAACTTTTACTGGTTCTCAATCAGAAACAAATTATAGATCAGATGAAGAATTTATAATTAAAAACAATAATTCAACATTAAAATCAAAAATAACAATAGATGAAAAAGACTATAAAATCGACAAAATAACCTATCATTAAATTAAATATTGAAAAGTTAAAAATAATCATAATTGCACTATTTTTAATACTGATAGAAATATTCATTAAAAAGTAACGAGTTATTACAAAATAGCTTTTAAATTAATAACTAAAAAAGAAGATAATAATAAAATTACAGTATTAAACCATCAGTGCATGACACAATTAAATTATCATATAATGACTAAAAATGAATAATTCTCATTATATTCAACAAAATACAAGTAAAAATACGTATTTTAAATCACTAAAGAAACAAATCAATTAATAAGATTTATCTTTATTACAAATACGTATTACTAAAACACACCTTAATTACATTCTGTTTCAATTATCAACACTAATAAATATTAATTTTTAATAAACTAATTGTAGTAGATTTTATTAATTATTTAGATTGTAAGGTGTTTGAATGAATATAAAAATGTTTGTTATTTCATTATTATTGGTTTCTTTTGGCGCACAAGCATTGATTATTAATGAAAATAATCCACCAGAATATCAATCTTTTAAATCAAATTATTCTGATATGATTGAGTTGGCTAATAAATCACGCTTGCCACATCGTGTTTTCTATACTTCACCAAGTACAGGTAGAAATGCGCTATGGTTTGATGCTGTTAAACACGGTGATTTAAATGAAGTTAAAAAGATGCTTGCTAATGGTCAAGATATTGAAGCAAAAGATACAGGTAGCTTAGACCAAACAGCACTAGGTTGGGCCGCATTTATTGGTGATGAGGAAATGGTTGATTATCTTATTTCTCAAGGTGCTAATTTATGGGCTACAGATAAAGGCGATGTTTATAATGTCTTTAAGTCAGCTGTATTAGGAAACAACGTTAATGTAGTCAAAAAAATTCACGCCCTAATGAGAAGTGATATTGAAATTAATAATCAAAGAGTAGAAAGTGATGGTGAAACCTTTATTATGATTGCTGCAAGCAATAATCGCATTGATATTGTAAAATATCTTATTTCTCAAGGTGCAGATGTTAATCTTGTTACCACAACACAAGATACATCACTATTTTCTTATAATCATAGTGCATTAAGCTATGCTTGCCAAAATAATCTTAAAGATATGCAGAGGCTACTGATTAGAAACGGTGCTATAAATCATAGAACCGGTACAACGTCCTGCCATTAAATACATAAATGCCATCTCATAATAAGATGGCATTTATGCTATTATTTATTAAGTTTTAATGAAGTATAACTTTAATTAAAACAATTAAAAATACAGTTTAATATATTTATCTGAACTCAATGTTAATAAAGATATTATAATACTATTTCTTCAAACTACCTTTTTCTTTCTAAATATTACAATCTCACTAGGTTGTGTTATTGATTCTCTATCTTCAAAAATCATAAAATCTGTTTTTTTAGCCTCTAAAATTAAGCTTTGAGGTGTAACACCCAGTATAAAAGAAATAGTAATCAATTGATCTACCGTTATTTTTAAATGCCCATCTTCTAATTGAGAATAATGTAATATGCTTATTCCCAACCTTTCAGACATTTCATTCTCTGTTATTTTCAATTGTCTTCTTATCATTTTTATTCTATTTCCAACTTTGGTGTTAATCATCCCATTGTTCTCCTTCTTTTATTAGATGATCATATCGATAAAACACCGAATTACAGTTTAAAAACGATCAAATCATAAACTGAAAATACTTAACCATTTGTTATTGAACACTCGTAACAGTACTTACTTTCACGAACTCTGTTAATAAGGTTATTCCGATATTTTAAATTTAAAGTAATTTACATTTCTATATGTTATTTTAATCTACATCATATTTAGAGTAACGCAATAGTATTAAATATCGAATTCGTAATCGACATGTAACTCAATATGTTAGATAGTTTTTATCTATTTTTTTCTTAGAAAAAAGGGCTTTATTCTAAAATAAAAACATATGGATATAATCAATAATTTATAGATGGATGTTTATCATTAATATAGAAGCTATAATACATCATAAAGATATCTCTATGTTATTATTTTTGTAACAATTTCATACTATATTAAAAAATTATAACTCAACAAATAAATAATAATTTTTTCAAATAACAACAATTAAAAACTGAATTAAAAATATTATAAATTAGTACAAACCTATCTAATATTTTTATTTTCATTTTTTATATCTTTACATTTTATTATATTCTTTATTTAACAGCATGATAATATTAACTATTATTAGTTTTATATCACTATTAATAATATTAATTGCTTTTATTTTAAAATAAAGAAAAACAAAATATGCAATAGCAAAAATATCTTTTATAAAAATAGAAAAATAGAAAATACACTATTATAAATAGTTTTTATTTAAATTAATATTAATTAATACCCCCCCCCAACAATCTACTTTTAGATTATTGGGAGTGCTTATTATTTATTTTCTTCGAATTCTTTTTTATTAAGCAGATAATAATATAATTCATTACTCCAATAAGACAACCCTAGAGGCTCACCGCAACGAATATGATCGTAAGTTTCATCTAATCGAATATCAGAGAAAACATAAAGCTCATTCGCTTTAGGTTTTATTATGGCTGATTTTATTATCTTCGCTGCTTCTTCAATATTATCAGGTAACTCATCAATAACTTTCCCTATAGATAAACAGCGTTCAACCTCTTCATCGACAGCATCTCGTAAATTATCAGCACCTGAAATTAACATCATATCAATTTCAACAGTATCTAATATTAAATAAGGCAATTTATTTTTTTCTAAGAAACAAATTGTTTCCTGAATATCTTCGACAATATGACTTTTTACATCAGAAAAGAGAACTTCAAGAATGGATAAAAATTTCTTTAATCGTTTATATCCGGGTTCAAAATGACTGGTTACTGCATATAAAGGAAGATCTTGCTCTTCATCAATTTCGCATTCATCTTCATCAAAATCATCACTTTCTAATCCAGAGAAGATCAAAGACTCACATCGTTTAGGATCACCAGACATCAGAATTCGATGTATTAGAGGAACAGAGTAAGCCCATTCAGATAATCCATAAACAATATCAGGTCGATCATTATGATTACTAGGTTGATTAGAAATACTATATAAGTAAGAACGGTTAGCCATATAAATATCCTTATTCTATTATTAATTAATAATCCTTTATATTGAAGCAACAATAGCAGTTGCTCTTATTTTTATCAACTTACATTTTATTTAGAATAAATAGATAGTTATTTATTTAAATATCTAACTTATAAAAAAACAATATTATTTCATAACCCAAATAATATTTTCAATTAATTAAAACAATAAGTTTAGTTATGATTAAGTATATACAAAAAAAGCCCTCTACTAGAGGGCTTTTTAAACTATATGGATTAGAATCTGTAAAGACTAAATGGTTTTGGATCTAAAACAGGTTTTTTACCAAGTAACAAATCAGCTGTTAATTCTGCTGATACTGGGCTTTCTGTCATACCCCAACCTGTCGCTGTATTAATCACTAAGCCTGGATATTCTTTAACTTCTGAGATAATTGGATTTTCATCTGGTGCGATAGCCATTGCACCACTCCATTGATCAATTAATTTCGATTCTTTAAAGGCTGGGAATTCTGCTTTTAATTTTTCTAATGAAGCATTTAGCTCAGGTAAATCTGGCAGTGCTGTCATATTTCTAAATTGCTCAAACGGAGAAACTTCATCTAAATTCCAATGTGTTGATTGCATAAATGAATTGATTAATTGTTCATTTAAAGAAATATGCACAGGGAAATCAGGTAGAGCTAATAATGGCAGATATTTATAACCATAAGTGAAAGATTCTTTCACTACTGGAGCCACAATAACACGAGGAGAAGTTGCGTAAGTACCATCAGCTTGTTCACGGAAGAAAATACCGCCCGGTAAAGCAACGTTGCCACCCGGTGCTGTTGGTGAACCACTGATTAACTGTTGAGACTGATAGGCAGGCAGTGTTGGTACATCAACATTGAGATTTTGCATAAATAGGCGTGACCAAACACCACCAGCAACAACAACTTGAGAAGTTTTAATTGCACCTTTCTCTGTTACAACATCAGAAATCACACCCGCTTGTGTTTCTAAGCCACGAGCCGCACATTGAGTGTAAATTCGAACGCCCATTTTTTTAGCGTATTCAGCCATAACGAAGGTTGCAACTTCTGGATCGAAGCTACCTGAATCTTCTTCAAAGCCAGCAATTTTCCAATCTGTTGTTGCACCGCGAAGACGTTGATTTAATTCAGCCCCTTCAATAATTCTGGTTTTAAATGGAATATCTGAGCCAACATTCTTACTTCTTTCGTCAATCCATTTTCTTACGTTTACTAAATCTTCTTCATCAAGAGGAACTTCTACACGGCCTTGTGTACGATAAGTGGTATCAACACCTACTTTTGCATTCATTTCACGCCAGCGATATTTACCTAAATGGTGTAATAAGAATGTTTCGTCAGGCATTTTATAGCTAATTGCTTGACCGTAGAATCTAGAAGATTGCTCACCCGCGATATTACCTTTTTCTACAATCACAACAGATAAACCACGTTCCACAAGATTAATGGCCGTCATAATACCGAGAATACCCGCACCAATAACAACAACATCCGCTTGTTTTGGTAAAGCCCCTTCCGTACCTTCAACAAAACCATGTCTTGGTGTACCCGGAACAAAGCGCCCTTCGCGAGTTAACATTGGTGTTAAAATTCCCGCACCAGCCGCTACAGCCACGACTGTTCCACCAATGATAAATTTTCTTCTAGATATCGCCATTTTACTCGTTCCTTTTACTCAATGAATTATTAGCATTAAAACAATAACGATATCTTATTTCATTTGTAAACTATTAGTAAAGTATTTGTAAACTTTTTCATCTGTTTTTTTCTTAAAAATCCGTACTATTTAATTTACTTATACAAAGAAGGGGATTAATTATCATTTTGTTTTTTATCGATTATTTAAGTCAATTAAGTAAGATTAGAGCATATCAAACTAGTTGTTTTCTTGGTTTTTTCATCAATATATAAAATTTTCCACTATTAAAGTGCTACAACCCACTTGTTAAACATCACGTTATTACACATTCAAATTACAAATAAATAAGTTGAATTAAATAAATTGATTAACAAATAATCCACAAAATTACTAATGTTACTAAGATAATAAGTTGGGTATATAAAAAGGAGATAATGATAAGAAATATAACAATGGGCTGGTTATTTGATAGTGATTCAGAAGAAAATAAGGAGGTAGTTGAAATGACCATACTTAAGATTATATTTATCTCTTTGTATAACCAAATTTTAAGTGTTCATTTTTAAACCAATAACAAGATAAGTCTTTTTTTGATTATTTTTGTAAAATAGACCTTAATTTTTCCTTATAAATCAACATTGTTACAATTTGAAACAAAATACACATTTTGTTACATATTAAAAATCCATGTACATTAGAACGGACTGGCTTTAGCGAGATTTCGGACATTTACGAAAGTAAATCATATAAGCAAATACACTTATAATAAGAAACGAAAGCATTAAATATCGCGTGAACAATTATTTTACGCTAAGTCACTTATCCTACGAGGATACAACGCCCTTTCTTTCTGCCGCTTTCTTTACTTCCTTCCAAAATTACTTAAGCTACTCTTATCAAATCGCTGTGCGCACTGGCTGATTTTTATCGAAAGGACTTCAACAAAATGATTTTGTTGAGAAACGATTATTCACTATAAATTAAGGACTTGCCATGCCAACTCCATGCTATATCTCTATCGAAGGGAAAACTCAAGGTAACATCACTGCGGGCGCATTTACCGCGGAATCCGTCGGTAATATTTATGTTCAAGGTCACGAAGATGAAATGCTGGTGCAAGCATTTTCTCACGTAGTCACCGTACCGACTGATCCACAATCGGGTCAGCCTTCCGGTCAACGCGCCCATAAACCTTTCCGTTTTACGGTGGCGCTAAACAAAGCCGTTCCTTTGCTGTATAACGCATTAGCCTCAGGCGAAATGCTGCCGAAAACCACCTTAAAATGGTATCGCACTTCAGTTGAAGGGAAACAAGAGCATTTCTTCACCACCACATTAACCGATGCGACTATCGTCAACATCGATTGCCAAAT
This genomic window contains:
- a CDS encoding VasL domain-containing protein, yielding MNSYLDSLPVGGDPRVFNQFLNIKEELDKRFHPARPDINWQYVHELCISLFNQNGVDLQTAAWFVLSRQQQSGLDGLNEGLYLTHKILTQYWQTLWPVQTHTRINILSTLSQQLISGIRGTTFVYTDLPILYQIEELLKNINHHLQTLEIKHLIQFDYLQNLIITQARQLENADTLDNNFYSPDLSPIINKEENNQPQIAESALSTSPHLTEKTIPPKTYISPSIALQTPAKKNNHQELWKGILIGTLTSSLFFVILFYFWLSELKNNNLTDAFPYIPTINAHAGSLIEQQTANGKNITKILNSEQIDVIQQRLDELALLSPTWAQSYGLEVISYLNEQYEDNPELLSFTQLWKNNLKINATTDEQLNQWSKGMAELDGLSQRLDSFDGNPKNYITGSELKSIIFKVRQHFNQAKPLEEELRLLEKQPTQNAISDYEYQQIDNHFKQLLNRYSLLRSK
- a CDS encoding ankyrin repeat domain-containing protein — protein: MNIKMFVISLLLVSFGAQALIINENNPPEYQSFKSNYSDMIELANKSRLPHRVFYTSPSTGRNALWFDAVKHGDLNEVKKMLANGQDIEAKDTGSLDQTALGWAAFIGDEEMVDYLISQGANLWATDKGDVYNVFKSAVLGNNVNVVKKIHALMRSDIEINNQRVESDGETFIMIAASNNRIDIVKYLISQGADVNLVTTTQDTSLFSYNHSALSYACQNNLKDMQRLLIRNGAINHRTGTTSCH
- a CDS encoding helix-turn-helix domain-containing protein, which translates into the protein MINTKVGNRIKMIRRQLKITENEMSERLGISILHYSQLEDGHLKITVDQLITISFILGVTPQSLILEAKKTDFMIFEDRESITQPSEIVIFRKKKVV
- a CDS encoding NAD(P)/FAD-dependent oxidoreductase, with amino-acid sequence MAISRRKFIIGGTVVAVAAGAGILTPMLTREGRFVPGTPRHGFVEGTEGALPKQADVVVIGAGILGIMTAINLVERGLSVVIVEKGNIAGEQSSRFYGQAISYKMPDETFLLHHLGKYRWREMNAKVGVDTTYRTQGRVEVPLDEEDLVNVRKWIDERSKNVGSDIPFKTRIIEGAELNQRLRGATTDWKIAGFEEDSGSFDPEVATFVMAEYAKKMGVRIYTQCAARGLETQAGVISDVVTEKGAIKTSQVVVAGGVWSRLFMQNLNVDVPTLPAYQSQQLISGSPTAPGGNVALPGGIFFREQADGTYATSPRVIVAPVVKESFTYGYKYLPLLALPDFPVHISLNEQLINSFMQSTHWNLDEVSPFEQFRNMTALPDLPELNASLEKLKAEFPAFKESKLIDQWSGAMAIAPDENPIISEVKEYPGLVINTATGWGMTESPVSAELTADLLLGKKPVLDPKPFSLYRF
- a CDS encoding Hcp family type VI secretion system effector; translation: MPTPCYISIEGKTQGNITAGAFTAESVGNIYVQGHEDEMLVQAFSHVVTVPTDPQSGQPSGQRAHKPFRFTVALNKAVPLLYNALASGEMLPKTTLKWYRTSVEGKQEHFFTTTLTDATIVNIDCQMPHCQDPAKSDFTQLIEVSLSYRKIDWEHTVAGTSGSDDWRAPLEG